In the Bacillus shivajii genome, one interval contains:
- a CDS encoding S8 family peptidase: MFSYPLVKFLRENGEKVDHRLRQKLLHIYKPFKWVPCFFHNIYGRFIDKMKKVSVIIEFKDGMCTHGIGEVDKLLSAHSRCKVRHHFTRVSCCSADVTPHAMKEMLNKCSSIKKVYLNREVKALLDTAVPASHAENVVRNDTVLTGSGVTVAVIDTGIHPHEDLLGRITGFADFIDGRTQAYDDNGHGTHVAGAVAGNGRSAGGEYQGPAPEANVIGVKVLNKTGAGSLETVMQGVDWCISYNERNPDRPINIINLSLGSPAQRFDQEEDDPLVKIVNAAWDRGIVVCAAAGNDGPSTQTIASPGLSGKIITVGALDNRNSVEREDDDVASFSSRGPTIYGKTKPDLLAPGVEIISLRSPNSYLDKLQKQRRVGEAYISMSGTSMATPICAGVCALYLQHHPEDTPEQVKRALMRGTDLWRDRYPNIYGAGYINAEKTI; this comes from the coding sequence ATGTTTAGTTATCCATTAGTGAAATTTTTACGTGAAAATGGTGAAAAAGTGGACCATCGTTTACGGCAAAAATTGCTTCATATATATAAGCCGTTCAAATGGGTGCCTTGTTTTTTTCACAATATATATGGGAGGTTTATCGATAAAATGAAGAAGGTGTCAGTCATTATCGAGTTTAAAGATGGCATGTGTACTCATGGGATTGGTGAAGTAGATAAGTTATTATCAGCACATAGTCGCTGTAAGGTACGTCACCATTTTACAAGAGTGTCTTGTTGTAGTGCAGACGTAACTCCACATGCGATGAAGGAGATGCTGAATAAATGTTCATCGATTAAAAAAGTATATTTAAACCGAGAAGTAAAAGCATTACTTGATACCGCAGTACCAGCTTCACATGCTGAAAATGTTGTTCGAAATGATACCGTTCTTACTGGTTCAGGAGTAACCGTTGCTGTCATTGATACAGGAATTCATCCACACGAAGACTTGTTAGGACGCATTACTGGCTTTGCAGATTTTATAGATGGGCGAACTCAAGCCTACGATGATAACGGTCATGGGACTCATGTGGCAGGTGCTGTAGCAGGAAATGGACGATCAGCTGGAGGAGAATATCAAGGTCCTGCACCTGAAGCGAATGTAATTGGTGTTAAAGTGCTCAATAAAACAGGGGCAGGCTCTTTAGAAACGGTGATGCAAGGCGTTGATTGGTGCATCTCTTATAATGAACGAAACCCTGATCGACCCATTAATATTATTAATCTATCATTAGGGAGTCCAGCACAAAGATTTGATCAAGAAGAAGATGATCCATTGGTGAAAATCGTCAATGCAGCGTGGGATCGTGGAATCGTTGTATGTGCAGCAGCAGGTAATGATGGTCCGAGTACTCAAACGATTGCAAGCCCAGGCTTAAGTGGAAAAATCATCACTGTTGGAGCACTAGATAACCGTAATAGTGTCGAACGTGAAGATGATGACGTTGCGAGTTTTTCAAGTCGAGGTCCGACCATTTACGGAAAAACAAAGCCTGACCTTTTAGCACCTGGAGTAGAAATTATATCGTTACGTTCACCAAACTCGTATTTAGATAAACTGCAAAAGCAGAGAAGAGTAGGAGAAGCATATATTAGCATGTCAGGAACATCGATGGCAACGCCAATTTGTGCAGGAGTTTGTGCACTATACTTGCAACATCACCCAGAAGATACGCCAGAGCAAGTGAAACGTGCGTTAATGAGAGGAACAGACTTGTGGCGAGATCGGTACCCAAATATTTACGGCGCAGGTTATATAAATGCTGAGAAGACGATATAA
- a CDS encoding ferritin, translating into MISKQLVKGLNDQMNYEFYSAHVYLAKAAYCSSESLDGFANFFLQQAEEERFHAMKFYNFINDLGERAEIVGMETPNNEFSSVLDSFEKALDHEKEVTQRIYKLADMALDEREHATMTFLNWFIEEQVEEEATFDNLIQKLQRIETDSNAFYMLDNELGKRTFDKPE; encoded by the coding sequence ATGATAAGTAAGCAGTTAGTTAAAGGGTTAAATGATCAAATGAATTATGAGTTTTATTCTGCGCACGTATATTTAGCGAAAGCTGCGTATTGCTCCAGTGAAAGCCTTGATGGTTTTGCGAACTTTTTCCTTCAACAGGCTGAAGAAGAGAGATTTCACGCAATGAAGTTCTATAACTTTATTAATGATCTGGGGGAAAGGGCAGAAATCGTTGGAATGGAAACTCCTAATAACGAGTTTTCGTCAGTACTAGACTCGTTTGAAAAAGCACTAGACCATGAAAAAGAAGTCACTCAGCGCATTTACAAACTAGCAGATATGGCATTGGATGAACGAGAGCATGCGACGATGACATTTTTAAATTGGTTTATTGAAGAACAAGTCGAAGAAGAAGCAACATTCGATAACTTGATTCAAAAACTACAGCGCATAGAAACAGACAGTAATGCATTTTACATGTTAGATAATGAACTAGGTAAGCGAACATTTGATAAGCCTGAGTAA
- a CDS encoding UbiD family decarboxylase: MYRSLEECILDLEKSGQLIRIKEEVDPHLEMAAIHLKVYEAGGPALLFENVKGSKYPAVSNLFGTVERSKYIFRKTWKAAENVIGLRNDPMKALKNPLKNASAGVTATKALPMKKSKGIPDDFEEIKVSDIPQIHHWPDDGGAFVTLPQVYSEDPEKPGIMNANLGMYRVQLSGNDYERDKEVGIHYQIHRGIGIHQHKANKLGKPLKVSIFVGGPPSHTLSAVMPLPDGISEMTFAGMLAGRRFRYSYDENGYCLSHDADFVITGEIHPGETKPEGPFGDHLGYYSLTHEFPVMRVHKVYAKKNSVWPFTVVGRPPQEDTSFGELIHDLTGDAVKLEVPGVKEVHAVDAAGVHPLLFAIGSERYTPYQKVKQPMELLTISNRILGTGQLSLAKYLFIAAEEEQPLSTHREEEFISYILERMDLRRDIHFQTNTTIDTLDYSGTGLNTGSKVVFAACGEKKRDLCTDVPEQLIDLEGQFGQARFVMPGVVALQGAKFSSYEDTQEEMKELAKAIKEKGDMPSCPMIVVCDDSDFLSESLSNFLWATFTRSNPSHDIYGTNSGYENKHWACDNMMIDARVKTHHAPPLIPNPKVEKNIERFFKNGGILSTVIGK, translated from the coding sequence ATGTATCGCAGTTTAGAAGAATGTATTCTTGATTTAGAAAAAAGTGGTCAGTTAATTCGTATTAAAGAAGAGGTAGATCCACATCTTGAGATGGCTGCTATTCATTTGAAAGTTTATGAAGCTGGCGGGCCTGCGTTATTGTTTGAAAATGTGAAAGGCTCAAAATATCCTGCTGTCTCGAATCTATTCGGTACGGTGGAGCGAAGTAAATATATTTTCCGTAAAACGTGGAAAGCGGCAGAAAACGTCATCGGTTTACGTAACGATCCGATGAAAGCTTTGAAAAATCCATTGAAAAATGCCAGTGCGGGTGTGACTGCGACAAAGGCATTGCCAATGAAAAAATCTAAAGGTATACCTGATGATTTTGAAGAAATTAAGGTGTCAGACATTCCACAAATACATCATTGGCCTGATGACGGTGGAGCATTCGTAACGTTGCCACAAGTATATTCAGAGGACCCTGAAAAGCCGGGAATTATGAATGCTAACTTAGGGATGTACCGCGTGCAGTTAAGCGGGAATGATTATGAAAGAGATAAAGAAGTGGGCATCCATTACCAAATTCACCGTGGAATTGGCATTCATCAGCATAAGGCAAATAAGCTTGGTAAGCCATTAAAAGTCAGTATTTTTGTCGGTGGACCGCCGTCACATACGTTATCCGCTGTTATGCCACTTCCAGATGGGATCAGTGAAATGACGTTTGCTGGTATGCTTGCTGGGCGACGTTTTCGATACAGTTATGACGAAAATGGATATTGCCTTAGTCATGATGCTGATTTTGTCATCACGGGTGAGATTCATCCAGGAGAAACGAAACCTGAAGGACCGTTTGGTGATCATTTAGGCTATTACAGTTTAACGCACGAGTTTCCAGTTATGAGAGTGCATAAAGTGTATGCGAAGAAAAATTCCGTTTGGCCGTTTACCGTTGTTGGCCGCCCTCCACAAGAAGATACTTCGTTTGGTGAATTGATTCATGATTTAACAGGTGATGCGGTAAAGCTTGAAGTACCAGGAGTAAAGGAAGTTCATGCGGTTGATGCAGCAGGTGTCCATCCGCTACTATTTGCGATTGGTAGTGAGCGTTACACACCGTACCAAAAAGTGAAGCAGCCAATGGAACTGTTAACGATTTCAAATCGAATTCTTGGAACAGGACAGTTAAGCCTTGCGAAATATTTGTTTATTGCTGCTGAAGAAGAGCAGCCGTTAAGTACCCATCGCGAGGAAGAGTTTATTTCATATATACTAGAACGTATGGATTTAAGACGAGACATCCATTTTCAAACGAATACGACAATCGACACGCTTGATTACTCTGGAACTGGGTTAAACACGGGAAGTAAAGTTGTTTTTGCTGCTTGTGGTGAGAAAAAACGTGATTTATGTACAGATGTTCCTGAACAATTGATAGATCTAGAGGGGCAATTTGGACAAGCACGATTTGTGATGCCTGGCGTTGTTGCATTACAAGGAGCAAAGTTCTCCTCATATGAAGACACACAAGAGGAAATGAAAGAACTAGCGAAAGCGATCAAGGAAAAAGGAGATATGCCAAGTTGTCCGATGATCGTTGTTTGTGATGATAGTGACTTCTTAAGTGAATCGTTAAGTAACTTCTTATGGGCGACGTTTACTCGTAGTAATCCATCTCATGATATTTATGGCACAAACAGTGGCTATGAAAATAAACATTGGGCGTGTGATAATATGATGATTGATGCTCGCGTGAAGACTCATCACGCACCACCGCTCATTCCAAATCCAAAGGTTGAAAAAAATATTGAGCGATTTTTCAAAAATGGCGGGATTTTAAGTACAGTTATAGGAAAATAA
- a CDS encoding CBO0543 family protein, whose amino-acid sequence METYININPNRETLVLLGAISIGVLGLIYYIKLSWKHYGMLFLMSAFIGNILCFLFVNFGFYTFPYRLLPKLSEMPIIAVTITFPLLVLVGVRYSPKPWPWKIPFYWTIIHVGIFLETIMLTGTRLIEYQFKWDLWDSYTWWWIYFLIFEWIGGMIVPEHLRKPLQIRHLTYGKIGWFLIHFILIITIFLGGYYLGLTQQ is encoded by the coding sequence ATGGAGACTTACATCAATATCAACCCTAATAGAGAAACACTAGTTCTTTTGGGAGCAATTAGCATAGGGGTCTTAGGTTTAATTTATTACATAAAATTAAGCTGGAAACATTATGGAATGTTATTTTTAATGAGTGCTTTTATAGGTAATATTCTATGTTTTTTATTTGTAAATTTTGGGTTTTATACTTTTCCCTACCGCCTTCTTCCTAAACTTTCTGAAATGCCCATTATAGCAGTAACGATAACTTTCCCCTTGCTTGTCTTAGTAGGCGTTAGATACAGCCCAAAACCATGGCCGTGGAAAATCCCCTTTTACTGGACCATTATTCATGTTGGCATCTTCTTAGAAACAATCATGTTAACAGGAACACGTCTTATTGAATATCAATTTAAATGGGATCTCTGGGATTCCTATACTTGGTGGTGGATTTATTTTCTTATCTTTGAATGGATTGGTGGAATGATCGTTCCGGAACATTTAAGAAAGCCGCTTCAAATTCGACATCTAACGTATGGAAAGATAGGTTGGTTTCTCATTCATTTCATTCTAATCATTACGATATTTTTAGGAGGGTATTATCTAGGCTTAACACAACAATAG
- a CDS encoding DUF3006 family protein translates to MRKAFICFFLYLLIVSLFISSNISISPPDNEVRKLPLQTKSLIEKIYTVDRIVDGEVVVLLQKNDETIIEYVALSEMPDGVAEGARVSLLFSNKGHVKEVRMLERETTERKIEVKETLEHLRKSGR, encoded by the coding sequence ATGAGAAAAGCGTTTATTTGTTTTTTCTTGTATTTGTTGATTGTAAGTTTGTTCATTTCCTCTAATATCAGTATCTCTCCACCCGACAATGAAGTTCGTAAACTACCACTCCAAACAAAAAGTCTGATCGAGAAAATTTATACAGTCGACCGGATTGTTGACGGTGAAGTTGTCGTTCTCCTTCAGAAGAATGATGAAACGATTATTGAGTATGTTGCCCTTAGTGAGATGCCTGATGGTGTAGCAGAAGGGGCTAGGGTCTCATTATTGTTTTCTAACAAAGGTCATGTAAAAGAAGTAAGGATGTTAGAGAGGGAAACGACAGAAAGGAAGATCGAAGTGAAAGAAACTCTTGAACATTTAAGGAAGAGTGGCAGGTAA
- the cydS gene encoding cytochrome bd oxidase small subunit CydS, producing the protein MSFFIIMIAPIIVVLLSLGAFFIWGLFGKVNYQDDE; encoded by the coding sequence ATGAGCTTTTTTATCATCATGATTGCGCCAATTATTGTTGTTTTACTGTCACTTGGTGCTTTTTTTATTTGGGGACTGTTCGGCAAAGTGAATTATCAAGATGACGAATAA
- a CDS encoding DUF3006 domain-containing protein produces MIKVVIDRIVDEKHAVLLTKDEEQEIIVPIDKLPSGAMEGTWLKVSFHGDDIEKIIIDQESKATQERISSKMALLRKKKGSQFKKK; encoded by the coding sequence ATGATAAAAGTTGTGATTGATCGAATCGTTGATGAAAAACATGCAGTCCTTTTAACAAAGGATGAAGAACAAGAAATAATTGTTCCCATCGATAAATTGCCTAGTGGTGCAATGGAAGGTACATGGTTAAAGGTGAGTTTTCACGGAGATGACATTGAAAAAATCATTATTGACCAAGAAAGTAAAGCAACGCAAGAGCGGATTTCATCTAAAATGGCTCTCTTAAGAAAGAAAAAAGGTAGCCAATTTAAGAAAAAGTAA
- a CDS encoding redoxin domain-containing protein: protein MKAPDFHLSSTRKEKISLADFKGEKNVLLAFYPLNFTPGUIKELTSWKEDYQTLQRLNTEVLAVSVDHIFAHNVFEASLGTLPFPLLSDWFKETAKAYGVFNEEDKTARRSVFVIDKEGKVMFKNTKFNAAEHGDYNECFQQLKRLL from the coding sequence ATGAAGGCACCAGACTTTCATTTATCATCAACGAGAAAAGAAAAGATTTCATTAGCCGATTTCAAAGGTGAGAAAAATGTTTTACTTGCATTTTACCCATTAAATTTTACACCTGGCTGAATTAAAGAGCTTACCTCTTGGAAAGAGGATTATCAAACATTACAACGTTTAAATACAGAGGTCTTAGCAGTGAGTGTAGACCATATTTTTGCTCATAATGTGTTTGAAGCAAGCCTTGGAACTTTGCCGTTTCCACTACTCTCTGATTGGTTTAAGGAAACTGCAAAAGCGTATGGTGTGTTTAATGAAGAAGACAAAACTGCCCGTAGGTCAGTCTTTGTCATTGATAAAGAAGGAAAAGTGATGTTTAAAAACACAAAATTTAATGCCGCTGAACACGGTGACTATAATGAATGTTTTCAGCAGTTAAAGCGGTTGTTATAA
- a CDS encoding cytochrome ubiquinol oxidase subunit I — translation MELDTLELSRLLTFITLGFHIIMATVGVGIPIFFSIAELIGIKKKDPHYILLAKRWTRGYVIVVAVGVVTGTIIGLQLSLLWPSFMQATGHLISLPLFLETFAFFFEAIFLGIYLYTWDRFKPIYHWLLSIPVILGASASAFFITTVNAFMNTPRGFEVEGEGLYTNVQPLLAMFNPATPSKVAHVLTTAYLTATFILGAIAAFYILRGKAHVYYKKALHLTMIGAFVFGMATIINGDFAGKFLAAYQPEKLAAAEWHFETEDRAKLIIGGILDEEEQEVRYAINIPFALSILAHNTPFEEVIGLNEFPEELWPPLYIHYFFNLMIFIGMYLVSVAGIYLLFYYLKRFNPLQRWLLYLIVWGGPLAILSIEAGWIMTEVGRQPWILRGFMTVGEGVTTNEHVYEMLILFSILYLMLAILLPVILIRLFKNKPAEKEIENHNIIL, via the coding sequence ATGGAATTGGATACGTTAGAGTTAAGCAGGTTACTTACTTTTATTACGTTAGGCTTTCATATTATTATGGCAACAGTTGGTGTTGGAATTCCGATCTTTTTTTCGATTGCAGAGCTTATTGGGATAAAAAAGAAGGATCCACACTATATTTTGCTAGCGAAACGGTGGACAAGAGGGTACGTCATTGTGGTTGCAGTCGGTGTTGTAACCGGAACAATCATTGGTTTGCAACTATCATTGTTATGGCCAAGCTTTATGCAAGCAACTGGACATCTCATTAGTCTTCCGTTATTTTTAGAAACGTTTGCCTTCTTTTTTGAAGCGATTTTTTTAGGGATTTATTTATATACGTGGGACCGCTTTAAGCCGATCTATCACTGGTTATTGTCTATTCCAGTGATTCTTGGTGCATCTGCCTCGGCATTTTTTATTACAACAGTCAATGCGTTTATGAATACACCGCGCGGGTTTGAAGTAGAAGGAGAGGGGCTTTATACGAACGTGCAACCACTCCTTGCAATGTTTAATCCAGCGACACCTTCGAAAGTTGCACATGTGTTAACGACTGCTTATTTAACGGCTACATTTATTTTAGGAGCCATTGCAGCTTTTTACATTTTAAGAGGAAAAGCACATGTTTATTATAAGAAAGCACTACATTTAACGATGATTGGTGCGTTTGTTTTTGGGATGGCCACGATCATTAATGGTGATTTTGCTGGGAAATTTTTAGCGGCATATCAACCTGAAAAGTTAGCTGCTGCGGAATGGCATTTTGAAACAGAAGATCGGGCAAAACTGATTATTGGTGGGATATTAGATGAAGAAGAGCAAGAGGTTCGGTATGCGATCAATATTCCGTTTGCTTTGAGTATTTTGGCACACAACACGCCTTTTGAAGAGGTGATCGGATTAAACGAATTCCCTGAAGAGTTATGGCCGCCACTTTATATTCATTACTTTTTTAATTTAATGATTTTTATTGGGATGTATTTAGTTTCAGTCGCTGGCATTTATCTCTTGTTCTATTATTTAAAACGGTTCAATCCGTTACAGCGATGGCTTCTTTATCTCATTGTTTGGGGAGGACCGCTCGCGATACTTTCAATTGAAGCAGGGTGGATTATGACAGAGGTAGGAAGGCAACCTTGGATATTACGTGGGTTTATGACAGTCGGTGAAGGTGTAACGACAAACGAGCATGTGTATGAAATGCTCATTCTTTTTTCAATTTTATATTTAATGCTAGCAATTTTACTTCCGGTGATCCTCATTCGCTTGTTTAAAAATAAGCCTGCCGAAAAAGAAATTGAAAATCACAACATTATTTTATAA
- a CDS encoding MBL fold metallo-hydrolase, whose translation MEYLFFMLLLVSIVAWSIGMVNPSTILRWEAKQTRKRLTLYCATLFIVSFIGFGVSAGPSETTSVDEASDKGIEVEQSVEDEDHKDQMEQEANEETVTDSEDTTQPSTEKDDEAKETEKSNNELAMPPPKGDLTVHFFDVGQGDATLFQGPDFNILIDAGRHDRNDVVQYLQSVGTKHLDLVIGTHPHADHIGQVDKVIEALEVSEVWMSGDEHTTQTFERVIDAILQSDATYHEPRAGESFEVGSLFIEVVNPSHLTGDFHEGSVSVRMHYGDTTFLFTGDAERQTEQKMINDGHDLSADIFQLGHHGSSTSNTNSFLEAVQPEIAIYSAGRDNQYGHPHTEVVERINNTGIPLYGTDIHGTIIITTDGTSYDIQTKQSGEVQVNKARTDSNDQADTPSSSSSSAKCIDINTASKEQLMEINHIGDARAEALIDLRPFQSVRGLTRIHGIGDARVSEMKEQGLACVE comes from the coding sequence ATGGAATATCTCTTTTTTATGTTACTTCTCGTTTCGATCGTTGCTTGGTCGATCGGTATGGTGAATCCAAGTACGATTTTAAGATGGGAAGCTAAGCAAACGCGCAAAAGGCTAACCTTGTATTGCGCCACCCTTTTTATCGTTAGTTTTATTGGTTTCGGTGTTTCCGCAGGGCCTTCAGAAACAACTTCTGTCGATGAAGCCTCTGATAAAGGTATAGAAGTAGAGCAATCTGTTGAGGACGAAGATCATAAAGATCAAATGGAACAAGAAGCAAATGAAGAAACAGTAACGGACAGTGAAGACACTACACAACCTTCAACTGAAAAGGATGACGAAGCAAAGGAAACTGAAAAAAGTAATAATGAATTAGCAATGCCGCCACCAAAGGGAGATTTAACGGTTCATTTTTTTGATGTCGGGCAAGGTGATGCAACATTGTTCCAAGGACCTGACTTTAATATTTTAATTGATGCGGGTAGGCATGACCGAAATGATGTCGTTCAGTATCTGCAATCTGTAGGAACTAAACATCTAGATCTTGTGATCGGAACACACCCTCACGCCGATCATATCGGTCAAGTCGATAAAGTAATCGAAGCCTTGGAGGTATCGGAGGTTTGGATGTCTGGTGATGAACATACAACTCAAACATTCGAACGTGTCATCGATGCAATTTTACAATCAGATGCAACGTACCATGAGCCGCGAGCTGGAGAATCGTTTGAAGTTGGCTCGCTATTCATTGAAGTCGTGAACCCTTCTCATTTAACTGGAGATTTTCACGAAGGATCAGTGAGTGTTCGAATGCATTATGGTGATACCACATTTTTATTTACAGGCGATGCAGAACGACAAACAGAGCAAAAAATGATTAATGATGGCCATGATTTATCCGCTGATATTTTCCAACTTGGCCATCACGGTTCGAGTACATCAAATACAAACAGCTTCTTAGAAGCGGTACAACCAGAAATTGCGATTTACTCTGCAGGAAGAGATAATCAATATGGGCACCCTCACACTGAAGTCGTTGAGCGAATCAACAATACCGGCATTCCGCTTTACGGTACGGATATTCATGGCACCATCATCATTACAACGGATGGAACGTCTTACGATATTCAAACAAAACAAAGTGGTGAAGTGCAAGTAAATAAAGCACGCACGGATTCGAACGATCAAGCAGATACCCCTTCATCTAGCTCTTCTTCTGCCAAATGTATCGACATTAATACTGCATCCAAAGAACAGTTGATGGAAATTAATCATATCGGTGACGCAAGAGCAGAAGCATTAATCGATTTACGCCCGTTCCAGTCAGTAAGGGGCTTAACAAGAATCCATGGGATTGGTGACGCTAGAGTTTCTGAAATGAAAGAACAAGGATTAGCTTGTGTCGAGTAG
- the ltrA gene encoding group II intron reverse transcriptase/maturase — METKLMRIAEVAKTNPELKFTSLIHLLNKDSLKECHHQLNGNKAPGILGTTKQEYSENLEGNLQYLINRMKKQSYKPQPVKRVYIDKSGSKKKRPLGIPEYEDKIIQKGLAKILNSIYEQDFLDCSFGFRPNRNCHDALKVLNMYIERRYTNYIVDVDIKGFFDNVDHKWMVEFLKHRINDPNVLRLINRFLKAGYVKDMKWYKDEFGTPQGGLASPILANVYLHYVLDLWFEKHVKKRCKGQAYIVRYADDFVCCFQYHKDAQQFYRALKERLKKFNLEIAEDKTKVIPFGRFAKENEQRTGNHKPPTFKFLGFTHYCSESKQGKFRVKRKTDKKKMRTKLKETKEWLKSKRNLKIQAIMDRLQRSLKGYYNYYCITDNLPTVEEFVYHIRLLLFKWMNRRSQRKSFTWDKFNLFMNKFPLPSPRKKVDIYNLRSHISYIQ, encoded by the coding sequence ATGGAAACAAAACTGATGCGAATAGCTGAAGTAGCGAAAACAAACCCAGAACTAAAATTTACTTCACTGATCCACTTACTGAATAAAGATTCCCTAAAAGAGTGTCATCATCAACTCAACGGAAATAAAGCACCAGGTATATTAGGGACAACGAAACAAGAATACAGTGAAAACCTGGAAGGGAACCTTCAATATCTTATCAATCGAATGAAGAAACAAAGCTACAAACCACAACCAGTTAAACGGGTTTATATTGATAAATCAGGTTCTAAGAAGAAGCGTCCCCTAGGTATCCCAGAGTATGAAGACAAGATCATTCAAAAAGGTTTAGCCAAAATCTTAAATTCAATCTATGAACAAGACTTTCTAGATTGCTCATTTGGCTTCAGGCCAAACCGAAACTGTCATGATGCGCTAAAGGTACTTAATATGTATATTGAAAGAAGGTACACGAACTATATCGTTGATGTAGACATTAAAGGGTTCTTTGACAATGTGGATCACAAATGGATGGTGGAATTTCTAAAACATCGGATCAATGATCCTAACGTATTAAGGTTAATCAATAGATTTCTTAAAGCAGGGTATGTAAAGGATATGAAGTGGTACAAAGATGAATTTGGAACGCCGCAAGGCGGCCTAGCTTCTCCGATTCTTGCAAATGTTTATCTACACTATGTGTTAGACCTATGGTTTGAAAAGCATGTAAAGAAAAGATGCAAAGGACAAGCTTACATAGTGAGGTACGCAGATGATTTTGTATGTTGTTTTCAATATCACAAAGATGCACAACAGTTTTACCGTGCGTTAAAAGAACGATTGAAGAAGTTTAACCTAGAAATCGCTGAAGACAAAACAAAAGTTATTCCATTTGGAAGGTTTGCCAAGGAAAATGAGCAAAGAACAGGGAATCACAAACCACCAACATTTAAATTCTTAGGTTTTACGCACTATTGTAGTGAAAGTAAACAAGGAAAGTTTCGCGTTAAAAGGAAAACCGACAAGAAGAAAATGAGAACAAAACTAAAAGAAACAAAAGAGTGGTTAAAGTCAAAACGCAATCTTAAAATTCAAGCGATTATGGATAGACTCCAACGTTCACTAAAGGGTTACTACAACTACTACTGTATCACTGATAACCTTCCTACCGTGGAGGAATTTGTCTATCATATAAGACTCCTTCTATTCAAATGGATGAATAGAAGGAGTCAAAGGAAATCTTTTACATGGGATAAGTTTAACCTTTTCATGAATAAATTTCCATTACCGTCACCAAGAAAGAAAGTAGATATTTATAATCTGAGGTCACATATCAGCTATATTCAGTAA
- a CDS encoding cytochrome d ubiquinol oxidase subunit II — protein sequence MEIEMIGITVLWTFLYGYLLVASIDFGAGFYSYYAKVTRKEHNIRTVIDRYLSPVWEVTNVFLVFFFIGLIGFFPTTAYYYGTALLVPASIALVLLAIRGSFYAFANYGARESNIYLFLYGISGLLIPASLSTVLTISEGGFIVREGGTVVLLLDELFFSPYSWTVVLLALVSVLFISASFLAYYASQAEDKDAFELLRRFALIWSGPTIIASFLVFVTLSTHNQEHFQAMLDMAWVFLASLVCFVLAVWLIYRRTYLGVAFIFVSLQFGFAFFGYGATHLPYILYPYLTIYESITGPEMGIALIIAFVFGLLLLIPSLYLLLRLFIFNAKYVKGHSYD from the coding sequence ATTGAAATTGAAATGATCGGGATTACCGTATTGTGGACGTTTTTGTACGGGTATTTATTGGTCGCATCCATTGACTTTGGGGCAGGATTTTATTCTTATTATGCAAAGGTGACTCGAAAAGAGCATAACATTCGTACGGTAATAGACCGTTATTTGTCACCAGTATGGGAAGTGACAAATGTGTTTCTCGTTTTTTTCTTTATCGGCTTAATTGGCTTCTTTCCAACGACGGCCTACTATTATGGAACGGCTTTGTTAGTGCCTGCAAGTATTGCTTTAGTTTTGTTAGCGATTCGTGGTTCTTTTTATGCTTTTGCTAATTACGGGGCGAGAGAAAGTAATATTTATTTGTTTTTGTATGGGATTAGTGGATTACTTATTCCAGCTTCGTTATCAACGGTATTGACGATTTCTGAAGGTGGGTTTATCGTCCGAGAAGGTGGAACCGTTGTTTTATTATTGGATGAGCTGTTTTTTAGTCCATATTCTTGGACGGTTGTTTTGTTAGCGCTTGTCAGTGTTTTATTTATAAGTGCGAGTTTTTTAGCGTATTATGCCTCACAAGCTGAGGATAAGGATGCGTTCGAGCTATTGCGCCGCTTTGCATTAATTTGGAGCGGGCCGACGATTATTGCCAGCTTTCTCGTCTTTGTAACATTGAGTACCCATAATCAAGAACACTTTCAAGCGATGCTTGATATGGCATGGGTATTTTTAGCGTCTCTCGTTTGTTTCGTACTCGCTGTTTGGCTTATATATAGACGAACTTATCTGGGCGTTGCTTTTATTTTCGTCTCATTACAATTTGGCTTTGCATTCTTCGGATACGGGGCGACTCATTTGCCTTACATTTTGTATCCGTATTTAACGATTTATGAAAGTATTACAGGGCCTGAAATGGGGATTGCGCTTATTATCGCCTTTGTTTTTGGACTGCTGCTGTTGATCCCTTCACTATATTTACTGCTTCGCTTATTCATCTTCAATGCGAAATATGTGAAAGGTCATTCGTATGATTAA